Genomic window (Oryza sativa Japonica Group chromosome 3, ASM3414082v1):
GGTTTATGGATGTCATCGACTCACCCGGTGCCCGCCCCTGGATCAATACACGGAGGTAGCACTaggttgtatatatatattcaattaaTTATGCATCAAAAGAGACCATTCATAGCAATTACTAATGCATGAGTAGTATTCACGTACCGGCACCCCCTCTCGATTGGTTTCAGGGCCTGTTTGGATCAGGGACTAaattttacttcctccgtttacaGTGTAAGTCAATctagtatttttcatatttatattgatgctaatgaatctagacatatatacctatttagattcattagcatcaatatgaatgtgggaaatgctagaatgacttacattgtgaaacggagggagtagttcttaTCACATCAGAGGTATACACACACAAAGGAATAACCAAATTCACGTATATACACCGTAAGGCACAGAGAAGATAATCACATGAGAACAGACAGTTGTACAGGGTAAGACCCCTCTCTGATCAGATACCCAGAGGAGATCCAtcaacatgtatatatatttatatctgATTTGCAACTACACATCGCAATTACTCTAGCTAGTACATTCTCATTCCTATGTATAAACTGAGTTACTACTCTTACTGACATGTGCCGGTATCTGTGAAACTACCATACATGTACATCAATTGCATATACTTCCTTGGACGTACACGTACTAAAGCTGCTGTGCTGGTTTCAGCCATCGGTCTCAGTTTGCATCTCGAGCTTCTGTATCAAggccttcttttcttcttcaggGAGGGCGTTGAACATAAAAACTGATTTGTCACCAATGTCATCCTGATTCATGAGGATGACATTGATCATCAATATTGTAATGTTGTAAGTGAGGAACGAACATATGTACTCGGTAGTAATGAAGCTAGATGCGGAGCATTTTAATTTGGAGGAATCTGTACCTTGATGGGCTGCTGGAATTTTCTTGCTGCGAATACAGTGAAGAGAACCATCCAAACTCCTAAAAGGCCGGCTTTTGTTCCGTTGTCCATTAGACCAGACTGCACGAGGTGGTGACAAGACAAATGTAAGAAATGATGAATGAGTGCTCTAAATCTAATGCACCCTGGTGCTGTAACTTCTCTAGGAGTGAACAAGGTGAAACTAATTATAACATATTGaatttgtaacaaaaataacagagGCTTAATTTACCAGGTGTCCAAGAAGAAGGCCAGGGATAACAAAAGTTAAAATACCAGCTTCCAGTTTTCCATAGCAGAGACCTGTAGAAGCATTCTTTGTCAGAGAATGAATAATTCGATTCAGTTCAATGTTCAAGCAATTCATTCATGCAATCCGCATCCAacgaaaaatgaaaaaggcCACTAAATTGGTGCTCATTCTTGTtggaataaatgggctaggcccaatttaattcaattaaaatctcaaGAGCCCACAAGTAATGTTAGAGAGAATAATACTGCCTTGAAAATTTAGGTGGAAGaacctcaacttaaatagggtgATATTAGAGAttccctgttgaccggttgaaGTGATGGTTGGACTGCCACACGCATGCGCGCATGCCGAGTCGGCCTCGGCCGTGGGCgtagcgaggcgaggcggccgaCCGAGCCGAGCCTGCCTGCTGCTCTTACGTTTTGTAACAGACGAGAATAAAATCACCATTAACAAATGAAATTCATTGTGTTGTAAcctccacaacaaatgagagattcattgtgttgtaacatccacaacaaatgagagatttatttgttgtaaccttcacaacaaatgaaagATTCATTATGtggtaaccttcacaacaaatgagatttattttgtggtaaccttcacaacaaatgagatttatttGTGTGGTAATGGAGATCTCTCTCTACATATAACGCAAGGCAGAGGCTCTCAAAGTGTGTGTCTTCCTCCTACTATTGTTCCTTGGCGATACTCTCCTTCTGTTCCTGCGCTGTCTCTCTGTTTCTCCGGTTCTGTTCATCCCGCGCACACGGGTGATCGGAACGAGCAAGTGCCTCCGAAACTCCGTCCGCTTGAGAACCTGCACGGGTAGGCaggcgatcaagtttttgggtagcgcttcaagcgcgactgctttgcatcatcttcaccaacatgtcgacaACCGATGACAACAACAACAccggagacaaggagaaggagcctctcgtcaacaccaacgaaggcaatactgcctcaaactccagcggagggtCATTTTCGGGGTATAACGTTTCACTATTACCGTTCGTTCTTCGTTTCCTACAACTGTCTGTCGCAATATTATTGCGATCTCTTATctatgttgatgcttattctatattaagcatgctcatgttatACACATCTAGCACTGCCACTAGATCTACTCAAATTAcaaatgtcatgtttattgtcttaaaattttagattaaaatatgccgaattatgaccaaatttccaacaattCTAACACTGAACACACACAAGCACTCAGCTAGGGAACAAATCAGCAGCGACAATGAACTGAAATTCTCCGATTAAATCTGTTCAGTATAAACACTAGAACTCCTTAATTGTCGTACCAATTTGGTAGTAATAAGCAATGTGTAATTGCACGGTACCTTCCTTGAAGACGAGGCCTGTGAGCGCCGCAAACGTAGGGCCGACGAACCACAGCGCAGCCGGGTGGTCGAGAACGTAGCCGACGAGGCTCTCGTCGAGCGGCTGCGCGCCGGCGACGTACGTCCCGATGGACCCGACGACTCCGACCACCCACAGCGCCTGGAGGAACCGCTTGATCGGAGTGACGTAGATGTGAATCAGCACGAGCGAAAGCCCCAGCCCCGCCGCTCCGGTGGCGTAGAGGAGGTCGGCGCCTTGCCtgatggcgtcgccggcggcgttcCCCTCGGGGAGGAacgcggccgaggcggcggccacgaaggacgcggcggcggtgaccagCCCGGACCGATACAGCAAGACCTCGCGCACGTCGGAGTCCTCGACGGTCCATGGGCCGTAGACGCCGTTGT
Coding sequences:
- the LOC4334795 gene encoding uncharacterized protein — protein: MAATVLLLSPRLAVAPLRPHPRLGLTPTAVGRPLPLAYLGRRAAAARQLAAVADRNVYNGVYGPWTVEDSDVREVLLYRSGLVTAAASFVAAASAAFLPEGNAAGDAIRQGADLLYATGAAGLGLSLVLIHIYVTPIKRFLQALWVVGVVGSIGTYVAGAQPLDESLVGYVLDHPAALWFVGPTFAALTGLVFKEGLCYGKLEAGILTFVIPGLLLGHLSGLMDNGTKAGLLGVWMVLFTVFAARKFQQPIKDDIGDKSVFMFNALPEEEKKALIQKLEMQTETDG